The nucleotide sequence AATTTCCACAATGTTATGAGTTcatttaaacaaaaaaccgatgaatataattttttaatttcacaaaaaaaaagaaaaagtgTAAGCGAGTCAGAAGCATACTATGATAAGGATAATTTTTGGGGGAAGgttttaaataaatcaacgaataaaacaaaaaaaaataagagaAGAAGCTATTCATCAGAAAGAGAAATAGTTCccaaaatagaaaaaacaccatatattaaatatgttccatattatattaaaagcGATCGATTTATAGATCCTAAAAGaagtaatatattttatgtaattGACCCTAATGGCGATTTAAAACGAACTCAAAATGCTACATAtccatttatatattttagaaaccaaaaaaaatccaaacataaaaattggAATGGCTATTCTGGAACTTTTCCTtctgaaaaaattatattaaaaaatttatgcaCAAAtgatttgtatatatattgtggACATCAGGGTGGGGAACAATATATTagtaaaaatgatatacaGGCTTCCATTCAAATAAATGACAAAGAATATATtgaagatgaaaaaaaaagacaagGGAAAAGTAGAAAGAGCAAAATCCACAAAATTAGCAAAGACAATGAAAATAACGAAAATACCTTGACCCGTTatgaaaaggaaaaaatatatatagaacaaaaaatgaataatttaATGACAGACAGTACTGACAAAAAAAGACGAAGAAATTCCTGCAAAGTAAGCTTAAAACCGCCTACTTCGAAAACCGGAACaatgaaaagaaaaactGTTGCTAATTTTAACGAAATATACGGTGTTACTGATTTGAAAAAAGTAAGCACCCAAAATATACAAGACTctgatttaaataaaaatggtgaaatatatatagaagaTGAACATGacgataaaaatattattcaaaGAACAGAGAATGGAATAAAATGTTGTGTATTTTTAATCGGATGCAGTTCTGGTTTAGTTTCGTCCCATGGGTGCGATTTGGATGCTTGGGGTACCCCATATGATTATGTTATAGGGGggtgtatttttatttttggaaATTTATGGAATATAACAGATGGAGAAGTTGATGGATTTACTCAAAACTTTTTTTGGAAATGGACTCAACCAAATAGTTCATCCTTATTTTATCCAAACTGtgattataataaactTAAAATGACAAATGCACGTGAAATATCTTTTAATACTTTTACAAAAATTCTAAAGAAAAtcataaaaacaaatgatGAACAAATAATTGACCaagaatataatgataattcaTCCATAATGGTTGATgacaattttattactatGGATTTGGACATATATAGTTATATTAAgaaaaatgattttttttataaatattttcaaaaattttattcatgccctattatattaaaccaaaatttattaagcataaatcaaaatagaaaatatactTGGTTAAGTATCACAGAAGCTTTAGTTGAAGCTAAACAATACTGTCGTCTACCGAACACAACTGGCTCTGCTGTGGTCATATATGGCATACCGCTTTGAAAGTGGTGAATTATgaatacataatatatatatattcgtTTTAAtgtcattttattattatttgatacTATTATACCTTCCAATGtcatgaaaatatatattttcccaTGTTTACTGCGtacatttgtttttatttatttttccctAAAGTCGCAAgctatgaatatatattttatttataaaccAACTTGAAAACTATTTGTATATGAATTAggcatatataaaattatatatatatatatatatatatatatatgcataaatgCTTATAGTATACCATAATATTGTgtttaaatgataataaacaaaagaTCTGTCAccaaaaatacaaaaaaatcgGAGTCGATTTGTGAAATGTATTTGCtagaaataatacaaaaaaattcaattaTCAcgtttaataaaatgagcatataatattttttgggggggggttaaaaatttaatattttttttttataataaaaaaaaatagaattaGCCAactttttgaaaaaaatatcatatatataaaaaggataataaaatgcgaataaataattgcttaaacgaaaaaaaaaaatgttggaaacataattttatataaaaatatgtacatatttttatataataaacatGATTTATGTAACTAagtaattatatatacataagtatatatataataacaattgTTAATTACACtttggaaaaatatattaatttaagGGGAGTTACGGATTTTAATAAGAACTATAGATTTTTAATGTCCTCTcttacatttttttgtagttgataaaacaaaatgaagcataaagttaaaaaagatattataaaatgcaaaaaaaaattggaaaatTCAATAAAGGCtttagaagaaaaaatatttaggCTTGAAACAGAATATCACAAAAATTGTAATGTTGATGGAGGAAACTTGCTCAAAGGCTGGGACAGTTATTTAAGAAAAACACAAATCGAACCACTATGTTTTAAAACCTTTAGAGATGATTATAGTGATGCATACATCGAAagaatattatcattaacATCATGTACATCACCAGCCAATGCtttatttcaaaatgtACATATAGAAAAGGATAGCcatcatttataaaaaattgaaaaataattacaaaTTAATTAGCATCCCATTATGccaataaaataagttgAACATCATCTTATATAGGTTGCCAATATAAAGAACGAAGCCTACCAGTATATATTCAGtcgaatataaatatactaaTTTCACTGAATTAATTGATGATAGTATAGGACGATGCGCAGTTACTggataatattattttaacaaataGTGATTTATTATGGACagtttttatgtatatacagaatataatatgttttataaatgCGAAGAACcataacaattttattataaaaattttattttgaagaatgaaatatataatttgtctTATAGAggtgtttttttattaaaaataaatatataaacgCATGCAGAATTAattataagaataaaataactataaatatgtaggttattttttctttctcttatatttttataacgattacaaacaaatttataaaaagaaggtattttcaataatagATAATaccatttttaaaatggtATTGTAACAAACAgaaatcatataaaaatattgaattaaaaaagaagtcaacattaaaaaataaatttacgtttatataatgtagtaaataattatcttaattttgttatgaaaataaacttATCCTCGAATAAATATGCATGGTCtgcatataaatacatttaCAGACATAcacaaaatatttcatatataattattatttgcatcatttttttttgtgaattAGCATGTTATTGCTTTCATTTAACGAAAAAAATCTctgtatttttaattattaatatgcattatatatgtagacgtttttatatgcttacatatttaataaattttattttttttattcatttttctaaaattttttttttaaacaaattaattttcatttttttttgtaaaactCGTTTTCTTCgaataaaatgtttttttctttttcttcttggccttatatatttttctgaTATATGTTTAACATCAGTCCATCCTTTATCGGgcaatattttaaaaaaacgtcccttgaaaaaaaaggaatttttttttctagtTTTCCATGGTAATTCCCATAATGCTTCATTGTTTTGCTCTTTATCAATTTCTTCAAAATTCTCAtctttatttgaatataaaGTTAAGTTACTTTCTTGCTCTTTCTCAGATTTCACTAGGGTTGTTTGTAACTTAAACGAcgatttatttaatttattaaatccTTTGTAGACATAAATATCACAGTTGTCATCTAGAATAAAGTTGAAATGTTCGTTTGATTTTTTATCGGTTGTTTTTTCACTATTTTCGAAATTACCACTCGTTTCCATTTCATAATTACACGATTCTACGTGTGTTTCTTTACATATAATACTATTTGTTTCGATATTGTTTTCTTGGGATTCTTTTCGATTTGTACAATTATCTTCATCATATTCTTCTTCTATTCCTTCTTTGTTCAATTCCACAATTTTGATTTCTTGTATTAAATTACTACATTGTTCTTCCAGCTGGGTAGCTTTCAAATGTGAAcgtgttaattttttctgttCTTTTTCAATAAAGTGTTCAAGAGGGAGCCCTGTATACTCTGCTGATAAAATAGCGTCATATATTTTGGGTCGtttaacattattattcatactcaacttattactattatgattataattgatgttaatttttttcgttttcgAATGATCTTCTAGGTccattaaataattaagctcatcagtttttttttcaccaTTAAAATCTTGTGAATATGGAATATGACCCCTCATTTTAAGCTGTATGTACATATCTTTTTTAGCTGAACATTCTCCTAATAATTTAATGTAGGATGACAAATGATACGGGTGGGTTAATATACTTGGTATTTTCCTTATTcccatattattttcatatcttacaaaatcaaataatcgttttctaaaatatttatcatacATATTAACAATAAACGATCTTGAGAATGTTCCATACGTTCTTACATAATTTACTAAGAACGGTATACTAATTGTTTCATAACATCGTGAAAAAAGCGAAATTATTTCTGCATTATGGCTACTTGTAATTACTTGgcttaaataattaatcaTATTTTCGTAAGAAACTTGAGAGTATTTGTCTCTATACATACCTAACCtagttattatttttaagcATAATTCAGCGctacaattttttacaattttatatgcaaataggttatttaaaacattGCATGGCAAACTATCAatgtttaatatttttattgtttcaattttatcataGTTTTTGGcttttctattattattattattattattattactgtttcttcttttataaaatgGTTCTTgcaatttttcataattaagagaatcaattatttttttatagtattcttctttacttttttcattattgaatatatttgtttcttTAGATAAGtgtttaaattttttggaCAATTCTTTTGATATGTTTAATTTGCATAAAATTgaatttctatattttattaaattttcttcGTTTTTCTCAAAATACtctttcattttgttcGCTTCTTTCATTTCTTCTTCGTATATTTTCTTAACAATTGAATTACTTAAaattgcatttttttttaatttatttctttctATAGTATCAACTAAATTTTCTGCATATATACCATCTTTACAATTTGTTTCATACTCTAGTTCATTTTCTTTCCtttcaatttttaaacTTGTGTTttctccattttttattttattacctTTTCTTTTCATATGATCGagttcattttcattagaATTAAAATCATTAGAGGTTGAacttttacaaaatttatcGTCATGAAGACATgtatcttttttatatttttttgtagtTGAAATAGAactaaatatattcttaCCAACGTCAGTATATA is from Plasmodium berghei ANKA genome assembly, chromosome: 14 and encodes:
- a CDS encoding histone acetyltransferase subunit NuA4, putative, producing the protein MKHKVKKDIIKCKKKLENSIKALEEKIFRLETEYHKNCNVDGGNLLKGWDSYLRKTQIEPLCFKTFRDDYSDAYIERILSLTSCTSPANALFQNVHIEKDSHHL